The nucleotide sequence CACACTGTCCAGCCGGGGAGTGGAACTCTCGGACGAAGCAGAACAGCAATACCGCGAAAATCCGGATCAGCTGGCAGGCGATCTGGAGTCGCTGGGCGTTCTTGATCAGGCAGAGGGCGCAGCAGAGTTGACTGCCGGGATAGGCTCCTCGCGCGATACGATCTGGAAATCCATCACCGGCGTCTTTGAAGATGGCTATCGCAACATCGTCCAGGGAACGATCAGCGACGATCGCGGCTTCATTGATCCGGACACCGGCGAGTGGCGGCAGAGAACCTGCTTCGTGGCCGGGACTCTCATTCGTGTGCACCACAGCACGCCAGGCGCCAGATTCCAGGGCGGCTATTATTACAAAGTGGTTGAGGACATCGTTTCCGGAGATCTTGTGCTTGCAAAAGACGAGGACTCCGGCGAGCTGATCTACTCCCGCGTGCAGCAGACCTTCATCCGCCAGGCGGACCGCATCTACCAGATCCGCTACGAAGACGGCACGCTGATCGAGACGACGTGGTCGCATCCGTTTTATGTGCGCGGTCAGGGTTGGGTGCAGGCGCGCTATCTCAGGGCCGGCGACATCGGCGAAACCGCCGCCGGCCAGGGCCTGATGATCTCAAGCGTGGAGATTGATCCGCGCTACGAGACGGTATTCAACTTCGAGGTCCAGAAGCGCCACAACTACTTCGTGTCTGAAGCCGGCGTACTGGTGCATAATGAGGAGTATGCGGAATTTCGAGCGGCAGTTCTTGCAAACGACAATCGGATTAGTCCAAATGTTCTGACGAGTCTCGACCAAGACCTACAACAAATGTATGAGCAAATTAAGGCTACATATGCAGACGAGGCCCTGGCCAAGCAGGGCGTAAGGGACCTGGCAAGGGCTGCGTCGGGGGAAGTAAGGGATACTGACGTCGTATTGAACGGAGCGATGACCAGCGCAGGCGGTGCAGGTACAG is from Leptospirales bacterium and encodes:
- a CDS encoding HINT domain-containing protein; protein product: MELSDEAEQQYRENPDQLAGDLESLGVLDQAEGAAELTAGIGSSRDTIWKSITGVFEDGYRNIVQGTISDDRGFIDPDTGEWRQRTCFVAGTLIRVHHSTPGARFQGGYYYKVVEDIVSGDLVLAKDEDSGELIYSRVQQTFIRQADRIYQIRYEDGTLIETTWSHPFYVRGQGWVQARYLRAGDIGETAAGQGLMISSVEIDPRYETVFNFEVQKRHNYFVSEAGVLVHNEEYAEFRAAVLANDNRISPNVLTSLDQDLQQMYEQIKATYADEALAKQGVRDLARAASGEVRDTDVVLNGAMTSAGGAGTGNLLVNENPNGTIRINAVNFSYSIGPSTPQGVGQSGSSNQVNVTTSRPNTPPVLYTGVYAQQTGITTSSGTPPRRWFETIRIDQTQGTSIFGGDPNAPNAQDWYVIGPLQSFNPRQLADAVRFSYDGGGATPGILANSRPKVHSGASLWGATNPGGTPMPAVRSDLGLGLGPPPPGDLGHNLLPVVGVEGGGPPVQLSPSIVRQILRANNN